The genomic region AGCGGTTCCAATCAGATGTGGGGCGGGCGGTTCGCCGAAGGCCCCGCCGCGGTGATGCGTGAGATTAACGCCTCTATCCCGTTCGACAAGCGGATGTGGCGGCAGGACATCGCCGCCTCGAAAGCGCATGTCGCGATGCTGGCGAAACAGGGCGTGGTGAGCGCGGCCGACGCGGCGGCGATCAGCGCCGGGCTGGACGATGTGGCGGCGGACTATGCCGAAAACGGCGTGCCCGATGACCTGACGCTCGAGGACATCCACATGCTCACCGAGGCGCGACTCGCCGAGGCGATCGGGCCGGTCGCGGGGCGGCTGCATACCGCGCGCAGCCGCAACGACCAGGTGGCGACCGATTTCCGCCTGTGGGTGCGCGACGCGATCGACCAGACGCTCGACGCGCTGGCGGCGCTCGACGCGGCGCTGCTGGCGCGGGCGGAGAGCCACGCCGGCGATGTGATGCCGGGCTTCACCCACCTGCAATCCGCGCAGCCGGTGACGCTGGGCCATCACCTGATGGCCTATCACGAGATGATCGCGCGCGACGCCTCGCGCTTCCGCGACGCGCGGGCGCGGATGAACCTGTGCCCGCTCGGCTCGGCGGCGCTGGCCGGCACCGGCTTCGCGCTCGACCGGCAGGCGACGGCGACGGCGCTCGGCTTCGACGGGCCGACGCGCAACTCGCTCGACGCGGTGTCCGACCGCGATTTCGCGATCGAATATCTCACCTGCGCCGCGCAATGCTCACTCCATCTGTCGCGGCTGGCGGAAGAGTTCGTGCTGTGGGCGTCGCAGCCGTTCGGCTTCGTCAGCCTTTCGGACCAATGGTCCACCGGCAGCTCGATCATGCCGCAGAAGCGCAACCCCGACGCCGCCGAGCTGGTGCGCGGCCATGCCGGGCGCATCTCCGGTTGCCTCGTCAGCCTGATGGTGACGATGAAGGGCCTGCCGCTCGCCTATTCGAAGGACATGCAGGACGACAAGCCGCCGGTCTTCGAGTGCCACGACCTCTTGGGCCTCAGCATCGCGGCGACGACCGGGATGATCGAAAGCGCCACCTTCCGCACCGACCGGATGCGCGCGCTGGCCGAGAGCGGCTATGCCACCGCCACCGACCTTGCCGACTGGCTGGTGCGCGAGGCGAACGTGCCGTTCCGCGAGGCGCACCACATCACCGGCCGCGCGGTGGCGCG from Sphingomonas sp. CL5.1 harbors:
- the argH gene encoding argininosuccinate lyase, whose translation is MWGGRFAEGPAAVMREINASIPFDKRMWRQDIAASKAHVAMLAKQGVVSAADAAAISAGLDDVAADYAENGVPDDLTLEDIHMLTEARLAEAIGPVAGRLHTARSRNDQVATDFRLWVRDAIDQTLDALAALDAALLARAESHAGDVMPGFTHLQSAQPVTLGHHLMAYHEMIARDASRFRDARARMNLCPLGSAALAGTGFALDRQATATALGFDGPTRNSLDAVSDRDFAIEYLTCAAQCSLHLSRLAEEFVLWASQPFGFVSLSDQWSTGSSIMPQKRNPDAAELVRGHAGRISGCLVSLMVTMKGLPLAYSKDMQDDKPPVFECHDLLGLSIAATTGMIESATFRTDRMRALAESGYATATDLADWLVREANVPFREAHHITGRAVARAEALGVTLDKVPLADLKAIDARIDDRVYSVLSVDASVASRTSFGGTAPDNVRAAIRAARGE